In the Clostridium cellulovorans 743B genome, TCATCATCATGATTTATCTTAACTATTCTATGCATACTTTCTCTCCAAACTTTCCAATGCTTCACTTACAGCTACAGTTAACCCTTCAATTTTAGTTAAATCTTCACCCCATAGTTCTGTATTACTTAATATGGCTTTTACATAATTCTGATTTTTTATTGAGTATTCTTTGTTCATATTGCACATAAAGTCTAATACGTTTATAACGTCAAATACAGGATATTCTTTTCCTTTAAAATTGTGTCCTATATATTTGTCTTCCTTTTTTTCTATTTGGTAAAATCTAAGAAGACCAGCAAGACCTATTACCATGTTCTTTGGTAAAGAATTGTTATCTTCGATATATGCTTTTACAGTAGGTAAATCTCTATTAACAAACTTAGATACTGAGTTCATTGATATAGATTCTAATTTATGTTTTAAGTGAGGATTTCTAAATCTTTGAAGAATTGTCTTAGCATATCCTTCTGCATCCTCATTCTTCAATGATGGTATTATTTCATTTTGTAATGCTTCATTTAAAAATGCTTTTTCTTCTGGATCCTCAACTAACTCATCCACTCTTTCAAATCCTTTTAAAATTCCTAGTGGAGTTATCAAAGTATGTGACCCATTTAGTATACTAACTTTTAGTAAATGTATGTCATATAATGAATCTGCCCATTTGACATTTAATCCAGCTGATTTTAATGGTAATATTTTGTCATATTCTTCACTACCTTCGATTCCCCATAAGAAAAATGGCTCACATACTGAAGCAGCTTCATCTATATAACCTAACTTTTCAAAATATGCTTCTGTATTTTCTCTTGGGAATCCTGGAACTATTCTATCAACTAAATTATTTAGAAATACACATGATTCATTTACCCAAGTTTTAAACTCATCACTAGTCCCAAAACTTTCAGCGTGCTTTTTTACCATTTCTTCAAGGACTTTACCATTATCATCTAGCAACTCACATGGGAAGATAAGTAATTTTTTTGTCTTATCTTTAATATTTTCAAATCTATGCATTAAGAATGCAGTCAATTTACCAGGATATAATCCGTCAACTGATACTTTATCTAATTCTACTTCTTTATAAGCAAGTCCAGCTTCAGTAGTGTTAGATATAATTACTTCTAAGCTTTCAAGCTCTGCTATCTCCATAAATGAATTCCAATCAACATTATAGTTGAATACTTTTGAAAATACTGAGATTATATCACTTTCATCAACTTCAACATTATCCTTAAAACCTCTTTGCGTTACTGTATATAACATATCTTGTTCTTTTAAGATATTTATCTTTTTATCAAAATCTAAAGGACAAGTTAATGCTACTGATCCTTCATATTTTCCAGCTTCTATTGCTTTATATAACATCCAATCAAAAAATGATGTTAAAAAGTTTCCTTCACCTATTTGCATAACTTTTATTGGACTTTTTACAACCTTATCATATATCGATCTTTGCTTTTCATTTAAACATTCAACACTTAGTTTCTTTAGCATAAGAATATTCACCTCATAATATTTTTTTAATCTATAGTTTTACTTTTTATTAAATTTACTTGAGATTTACTTTTGCTCCACCTGGGATTTCAACTATATTATCATCATTTATAACAACCCAAGCTGATGCTACTGAAGGATTATAGACAAAACTTCCATCTGCTGCAAACTTCAAATTATCACACACCTTTAGATAATCAACTATTTCTATATTGGTTGCATACCAAATATCATCTCTATGACCTATTCTTCTGCAAAATTCTTCTATAACTTCCCAGTTGTTATCTTTTTCAAATTCATAACTATGACCCCAAACATAAAACATATATAAATATTGCTTTTTGGATAAACCAATAAATTCGTCTGCATGTTCAAGTAAATTATGCAGATGATGACAAGTAGATTGCCACTGATAATAATCTGTTGGCATCTTAAAATTGTCACTATTTCCAACTATTCTTGAATACTCTATTCCAACATGTCTTAGCATATCTTTTATTTCATTATTGTAAGAACCATTTGGATAAGAGAATCCTCTTACAGTATAGTCAACAATTGATTCTAAAACTTTTCTATCTTCTAAAATTTGTTCTATTACCTGAGGCATAGGACACCGAGATATAGTCGGATGAGTCACGGTGTGACAAGCTACTTCATGACCTTTATATAATTCCTTTACTTCTTCTTTAGGAATTCTTTTTTCATATGGCAAGGTCAACACTGGATCATTTTGTTCCATATATCCTGAATTTAAATGGAATGTACCTTTAATTCCATAATCATTAAAAAGATTAACTAATCTTCTATCTGTAATTTTCCCATCATCATAACTCATAGTTAATACTTTAAATTTTCCATCGGGAAAACATCTGTATATCTTGGCCACTTTCCTTCATCTCCTAAAAATTAAGTTCTTATAAACTTTGAACTACCCATATAAACATATTTATTACTTAAAATTCAAACATGCTTTAAAGTATTATTAATAATAAATTTAATCTATTATTTTAAGCATCTATAAACTGTCATACATCTTAATGTAATTACTTAAATCCTTGCTTGTATACCAAGTGTTTAAAACTGATACTTAAACTGGTATTATTTTTCACATAAAAATCAATGATAAATCCCTTATAATTGCATGATTTCCTATAAACAGTTTGAAAATTTCTATGTTCTAATTCCTGTGCCCTTCCCTTACTTGTATACTAGTTATAGTTCTATTATACATCTTTTGTTACATTTTGCAACCCTTTTCAAGGCTTTTCTCAGAGATTTATCACTAAAATATCAATATAAATATTAAAAACAAACCTATTTTAACTGTTGATTAAAGTAATAGACCTTATATTCTTAAAATTTATTTTAAGAATATAAGGTCTATTACTGAGATCACATTAAACTCCTATGAACATATTGAAAAACAATATAACATATGAATTTTTTTATCAAATCCTATATAAGTTATATTTTTGTGAAAAAAAGATGCTTCATATAAGCATCTTTTTAAAATCAGTATTCTATTTATTTATCTTGAAAAAGTTATGAGATTCATTTTTTTCCTCTAGAAGATGTTCCCAACTCTTCTTTGTATATCTCATATGATCATTAATTAATGATTCGACTTTGTCTATATGCTTTTCTTTTATAACCTTTATAAACTCAGCATGCTGTTCTACTACATCCTTCTTAGGATCCTCAGCCTGAGATAGTAGTCTCATTCTATTATAATGAGTACTTATATTAAGTATACTCTGCCAAACATTTACCTTATTAACTCCTAAGAAAAACAGTTCATGGAAGCGGTTATCTAACTTATGGAATTCTTTCTCCCCCCCCTCCATATCTGCAAGTATTTGTTGGGCATATAGATTTTTATCCAATTCAACAAATAGCTCTTCATTGAACTCCTCACAAGCTGATTTTAGCACTTTTTCTTCTAATGCAAATCTCATAAACCTAGCTTCTTGAACTAAATCAAGATCTATTAATGAAACATACGTCCCAGATTGTGGTTTTACCTCTATTAAATGTTCACTTTTAAGTTTCATCAAAACTTCTCTTATAGGAGTTCTTGATATACCTAGTTTTTCTGATAGTTCAATTTCACTTAGTAATTCTCCTGGCTTAAGTTCTAGAGACATTATGTTTTCTTTCAACACTCTATAAGCATAATCTTTTCCACTTTCATTCTCGTTTTTATCATATAGTACCAAATATTATCTCCTCCATACGTACCCATATATCATTTTCTTATGTTTAGTATACTAGATACTCTAAATTATTCAATATATTAACTTAAAAATAACTATTAAATTATTTCTTGAAACTCATTATTTACATGGAAAGTTTTATCTGCTAACTTCTTACCATTTATAGATACGTTTTTAAATGTTATATTTTTAACGTTTTGAAGAATAGCTTCTCCGTTAACACCATTTAAAATAGCATCTTCTATAACAATATTTTCTATAGGCGCATGCTCAAACCCTTTTATGTACAAAGCATTTTTTGCATCAATACTTCCACCTTCGACAGTCTTTATGTTTTCTAATGTAATATTTCTTAATATAGGTTTGTGATCTCCATTAGTACCTTCTTCATAGAAAAAATCGGCATGTATAACAGCTATTTTAGACTTATTAACAGTGCTGTTTTTTACGTAGATATTTTCTAACTTTCCACCACGTTCTGCATTAGTCTTAAATCTTATAGGATAATCAAGTTCTTTACTATCGAAATAGTTATCGTGAGCAAATATATCATTAACTCCTCCAGATATTTCACTACCAATAGTAATACCACCATGCCCGTCCTTAAACTCATTATATCTTATAATAACATTTTCAGTAGGAACACCAATATTTCTTCCTTCATTATTTCTTCCTGACTTTATAGCTATACAATCATCCCCTGTTAAAAAGTAACAATTCTCTATAATCATATCTTTACATGATTCTGGATCTACACCATCATTATTATATAAATTTGTGCCCACTTTTATATTATCTACTTTTATATTTTCACAGAGTACAGGATTTATCTCCCAAAAAGGAGAGTTAATTATTTTTACATCTTTTATAAGAATGTTTTTAGATTTATATGGTTGAATAAATGGTGGTCTTATAGTGGAAACATCATCCCCAAATATTCTTTCTGTTCTTACATCAGCATTTTTTTGACCTAACTCAAATAATCTTTCTCTTTGAATTTGCTGATCTTCTTCTTTAAAATATCCAAACTTCCATGGCATCCAATTAAATTCATCAGCATTTCCATCTAGTACCCCTTCCCCAACTATAGCTATATTTTCAGCTTCATAAGAATATATAAATGGAGAAAAATTCATCATTTCAACCCCTTCCCATCTAGTATATACTAATGGATAGAATTCATTTGTCTTATTTCTAACAAATCTAAGTATTGCATTTTTCTGAATTTCAAGTATAACATTACTTTTTAATGTTATAGCTCCTGTATAATAGACATTAGGAGCTTCAGGATTTTCACTTCCTGGTATTATAACTTTCCCACCGTCTTTATTACTATTAGCTTCATCAATAGCTCTTTGTATTGCATCACCATAATAAGTTACTTCTTGAACATTTCTTATTAAAGCTTTTGCTATATACTCTTTATCTTTTTTAAGTTCTGACTTTGTCCCTTTATAAGTTCCATCAACATGAGTAAAGTATTCTTCATTGATTTCTTTAATAAGCTTTGTATATCTTTCATCTGTAATTCTATATTCCATTAAGTTACCTATCATAGGCATGTTTTTATTTACTTTTTCTTCGATAAAATCATAAAGCTTTTGATTCCACTGAAATTTATTTTGTTCCATAAATGCTCCTCCAAAAAAAAATTTTACAAGTTCATTTTTCATTATATAATAACTACACTGTTATCTATAACCAACAATCAATAGAGACGCTTCATAAGGTATACTACTTTTTCAACATATCCGTATACTTTCGGTTGTAGCCACAATAATGAACCGTATATATTATAAAAAAATATAGTAGATAAACATAAGATACATTTACCTACTATATATTATCAATTATTTATTTGCACTAAATATTTATATTTTATGCGTTAGCAGCTTTTGAATGGTATCCTACATTGTTGTTTCCAAAACAATTTTCATAAGCAAATCCTGTTAATTCTTCGATTGCTTCTCTAGCTTCTGGTGTAACATCTGCTTTAGAACCACCAGCTTTTACTCTATTAACTTCATCAACTAAAATTTTATGAGTTTCTTTATTTAATTTTAATTTTCTTGAAACAATTACAGTAGTAATAAGTAACACAGTTGGAACTACAGTTGCGAAAATAACTACCCCTACTATAGCTAATTGAGGTTGTTCTTTAGCACCTTTAACAAATCCAAATGCTTGTAATCCAAAGCCCAGTAATAATGATTCTACACCGTATGCGATTTTAGACATAGCTCCATTAACCCCTGAGAATATACCTTCTCTTCTAGTACCTGTTACAGCTTCATCAATATCAGCCATGAATGGTAATTGGAATACTGGTATATAGTCAGCACCACCCTTACCAACTGTATTTATGATTTGAACTGCAACTAAAGCTGGAATTATTAAGCTTGTACCTTTTAAGAATGTTAATCCAAATAATCCAAGCGCAGCTAAAACAACTAGTGAAGTAGCAACTCTTAAAGTTTTTGGTCCGCCAAATTTATAAGCAAGAGCAACGAACAATGTTAACGTTGCTAAAGAAATTAATGTTGAGAAAGCTGAAATATAACCTGTAACAGACTTACTTAACACTAAACAATAAACTACGAAATAAGTAAATACGCTATTAGCTAAGTTTTTATAAATTCCGATTAAAAGCATCATAATTGTATGTATTCTGAAAGATTTTACTTTTAATGTTGAAGAGATATCTAATAGTAATTTTTTCAAAACTTGTCCTATACCATGAGCTTCGTTTGAGTAAACGATGTCTTCTGGTGCTCTTTCAAATGTAAGTGAATAAACTACAACTAAAGAAAGTGCAAGTATAACTGCATAAACAATACCTGTTAAATGGAATGCATCTGGATTATTTTCACCATACATTACGAATAATTGAGCTGGTATGAATGAAGATATCATATTAGCTATTGTTCCACAATAAGATTTAGCAGCAACAAGTTTTGTTTTATCAGCTGCAGTTTGTGCCATTTCTGCTGGCAATGCAATTGTAGAAACGATAACCATAGTAAATACCATTTCCCAAATCATGTTGATTCCGAAATAGTATGCATAAGAGTGACCAACTGTCCACATCATTGGAAACACAAGTAAAGATAATGGTGCTCCAAGTAATATAAAGAATCTTCTTCTTCCAAAACGTCTACCTAATCTAGTTTTTCCAAAGTTATCAGTAATGAACCCCATTATAGGATTTAGAGCAGCATCAAGGAATCTTGTACCTGCGAATATAGACCCTGCTTGTAATACACTAAGATTACAAAGAGATGTGTAAAATATTAATAGGTATAATTGAACTATATTCTGTGATCCACTTCCTAAGAAGTTGATAGATGCATAACCTATCATATGTTTAATGCTAATTTTCTTTTTCATTTTTTTCCCTCCATTTTTTATTTTCGTGCTTTTTAATAATAATTAAGATGATTGCAATAAGTTTACAATAATCATTATTAACTTTAGTTTAATAAATTGTTTTCTGCAGCTGCTAATATGAATGGTCCTAAGCCCTTTGGTTCATTTGCAACTATTGGTTCGCTAATGTAATAAGTAAATGATCCATCTCTGTTATCTTTACCACCAAGTCCAGCTACAAAACAAATCTTATTTAGATTTATGTTACCTTCTTTAGTCTCAAGAATAAATTCATCTACTAAACCTTTAAAGGATGCTTGTCCAAATTCTTTTAAATCTTCTCTTAACAAGCCTATTCTTACACCTTTTAATATAGAATAAGCTATCATTGAAGAACCAGAAGCTTCTAAGTAATTACCTTTTCTATCGCCTTGGTCTAATACTTGATACCAAACATGGCTATCTTTGTCAGCTACTTTTATTAAAGCATCAACAGTATTTTGGAATATCTCTAACATTTCAGCTCTATGTTTATTATCTTTAGGTAATACTTCTAAAGTATCAACTAACGCCATAACATACCACCCCATAGATCTACTCCAGAAATGTGCTGATAAGCCTGTTTCTTTGTTTGCCCAAGGTTGTACTCTAGCATCATCATAAGCGTGATATAATAAGCCTGTTTTTTCATCTATAAGATGTTGTTTTGCTATAACAAATTGTTTTGCTATATCATCAAATTCAGCAACATCCCCGAATTCGTTTACATACTTTGCATAAAAAGTTGCACCCATATATAATCCATCTAACCAGATTTGTTCTGGATATATTTCTTTATGCCAGAAGACACCTTCTCTTGTTCTTGGATGATTATTAATTTGTGTTCTTAATAATTCTAAGGCTTTTTTATATTTTTCTTCCTTAGTTGCTTGATATAAAGTCAATACAATTTTACCATTATTTAAATGATCGATATTATATTCATCTACTCTATATCCTCTAATACTTCCATCTTCTCCTATAAAAGTATCCATAGCATCTTTTACATATTTGAAATACTTTTCGTCTTGAGTTTGTTTCCATACCTCAGCGATACCATCTAAAGTTAATCCAAACTCATAAGCCCAGTAGCTAGTTAAATCAGTATTTCTTGCTATGACTGAATCAGCCATCCATTTTGCATAATCTCTCATTGCGACATTCCCTCTCCTATTTCTATATTATTCTTTCAATTTTCCATTTCTTGAAAACGTATTCTTTCCACATCTTTATTATATTACCTAGCTATTATAAAGTCAATAGTAATTAGTATATTAGTTTTACTTTTTTTTATATTTTTTTACGTTTTTTTATTATTGGAAAAGATCGCCTTTATAATCTTAATATCTTTGTATTTTTACTCCTTATCAAATAAACCATTGATACAAGCCGATTTATTAAAATAAATGTTGATAATTCAGCTTTATTTCTTTAATGTTTTTTCGAAATTCACCCCCTAAAAGATTATATCACTCCTCCCAACTAGTATACAACACTTTTATATTTTTATTACATTTTTTCTTTTTTTAAAATATATAATTACATATTTGTTATAGAAATTTCATCAAACAGAATACAAGTATACAACTTTTTATTCTTTTTAAAAATAAGATTTTTATTTATGCATTGATAACAAATGAATCTTTGAAGTTTTTATACAAAATCTACTTTTTAAAATTGTATACAAAATGCACAAAAAATTGCAACTATTTTAGCCCAAGTAATTAGGTTAAAATAGTTGTATTTCTTATACTCTATCATAGATTTCTTTAATATATTTTATGCTATTGTCTAAATCTTGTGGAGTTGTCCCTTCAAGAATAATATCAATATGTGGTTTTCTCGATTTTATTAATGACAATAATAAAGGATAATTAAATTGTCCTGTTCCTATTGCTACTTGCTTAACTTGTCCATTTTCTACTATGAAATCTTTTGCATGAATTAATATTATTCTATCACCATATAACTCAAAAGCTTCTTTGATAAGTTCATCTTGATTCATATAATTTTCATTTGTCAAAAAGTTATATGGATCAAATATTGCTTGAAGATTATTTGAATTGATTTCATCTAACGCTCTCTTCATTTTTGTTGGTGTGTTAATTACGTGTCTTGCAACCCCTTCAATAGCAACCATGACTCCAAACTTCTCTGCTTCACTAACCATTATTTTTAAAGAATTTAAACATCTTTGAAATGCTTCTTCTGTATGATTTTCTGGTCCATATACATATTCCTTATTAAGAGCTCCTGTTTCAGTACCAACCATACTGCAGCCAAGATCTCTGGCAAACCTAATATGATCTTTAAATAAATCTAATAATTCTTGTAACTCCTCATCATCTGGATGTGACATATTAATATAGCAACCAAGAATACTTATATCTACATTATGTCTATCGAAAGTTTCTTTTATATAACGAGCTAATCCCGGAGTCATACATCCCTTGGTTACTTCAAACTCAGTTATAGCTTTTTTCATAACAAACTGTATACTTTTTAAATCCTTTT is a window encoding:
- a CDS encoding tagaturonate reductase yields the protein MLKKLSVECLNEKQRSIYDKVVKSPIKVMQIGEGNFLTSFFDWMLYKAIEAGKYEGSVALTCPLDFDKKINILKEQDMLYTVTQRGFKDNVEVDESDIISVFSKVFNYNVDWNSFMEIAELESLEVIISNTTEAGLAYKEVELDKVSVDGLYPGKLTAFLMHRFENIKDKTKKLLIFPCELLDDNGKVLEEMVKKHAESFGTSDEFKTWVNESCVFLNNLVDRIVPGFPRENTEAYFEKLGYIDEAASVCEPFFLWGIEGSEEYDKILPLKSAGLNVKWADSLYDIHLLKVSILNGSHTLITPLGILKGFERVDELVEDPEEKAFLNEALQNEIIPSLKNEDAEGYAKTILQRFRNPHLKHKLESISMNSVSKFVNRDLPTVKAYIEDNNSLPKNMVIGLAGLLRFYQIEKKEDKYIGHNFKGKEYPVFDVINVLDFMCNMNKEYSIKNQNYVKAILSNTELWGEDLTKIEGLTVAVSEALESLERKYA
- a CDS encoding polysaccharide deacetylase family protein, producing MAKIYRCFPDGKFKVLTMSYDDGKITDRRLVNLFNDYGIKGTFHLNSGYMEQNDPVLTLPYEKRIPKEEVKELYKGHEVACHTVTHPTISRCPMPQVIEQILEDRKVLESIVDYTVRGFSYPNGSYNNEIKDMLRHVGIEYSRIVGNSDNFKMPTDYYQWQSTCHHLHNLLEHADEFIGLSKKQYLYMFYVWGHSYEFEKDNNWEVIEEFCRRIGHRDDIWYATNIEIVDYLKVCDNLKFAADGSFVYNPSVASAWVVINDDNIVEIPGGAKVNLK
- a CDS encoding glycoside hydrolase family 88/105 protein; this encodes MRDYAKWMADSVIARNTDLTSYWAYEFGLTLDGIAEVWKQTQDEKYFKYVKDAMDTFIGEDGSIRGYRVDEYNIDHLNNGKIVLTLYQATKEEKYKKALELLRTQINNHPRTREGVFWHKEIYPEQIWLDGLYMGATFYAKYVNEFGDVAEFDDIAKQFVIAKQHLIDEKTGLLYHAYDDARVQPWANKETGLSAHFWSRSMGWYVMALVDTLEVLPKDNKHRAEMLEIFQNTVDALIKVADKDSHVWYQVLDQGDRKGNYLEASGSSMIAYSILKGVRIGLLREDLKEFGQASFKGLVDEFILETKEGNINLNKICFVAGLGGKDNRDGSFTYYISEPIVANEPKGLGPFILAAAENNLLN
- a CDS encoding GntR family transcriptional regulator, which gives rise to MVLYDKNENESGKDYAYRVLKENIMSLELKPGELLSEIELSEKLGISRTPIREVLMKLKSEHLIEVKPQSGTYVSLIDLDLVQEARFMRFALEEKVLKSACEEFNEELFVELDKNLYAQQILADMEGGEKEFHKLDNRFHELFFLGVNKVNVWQSILNISTHYNRMRLLSQAEDPKKDVVEQHAEFIKVIKEKHIDKVESLINDHMRYTKKSWEHLLEEKNESHNFFKINK
- a CDS encoding sugar phosphate isomerase/epimerase family protein, with translation MRIGVRGHDIGKFSLDELATRIKEKDLKSIQFVMKKAITEFEVTKGCMTPGLARYIKETFDRHNVDISILGCYINMSHPDDEELQELLDLFKDHIRFARDLGCSMVGTETGALNKEYVYGPENHTEEAFQRCLNSLKIMVSEAEKFGVMVAIEGVARHVINTPTKMKRALDEINSNNLQAIFDPYNFLTNENYMNQDELIKEAFELYGDRIILIHAKDFIVENGQVKQVAIGTGQFNYPLLLSLIKSRKPHIDIILEGTTPQDLDNSIKYIKEIYDRV
- a CDS encoding MFS transporter — encoded protein: MKKKISIKHMIGYASINFLGSGSQNIVQLYLLIFYTSLCNLSVLQAGSIFAGTRFLDAALNPIMGFITDNFGKTRLGRRFGRRRFFILLGAPLSLLVFPMMWTVGHSYAYYFGINMIWEMVFTMVIVSTIALPAEMAQTAADKTKLVAAKSYCGTIANMISSFIPAQLFVMYGENNPDAFHLTGIVYAVILALSLVVVYSLTFERAPEDIVYSNEAHGIGQVLKKLLLDISSTLKVKSFRIHTIMMLLIGIYKNLANSVFTYFVVYCLVLSKSVTGYISAFSTLISLATLTLFVALAYKFGGPKTLRVATSLVVLAALGLFGLTFLKGTSLIIPALVAVQIINTVGKGGADYIPVFQLPFMADIDEAVTGTRREGIFSGVNGAMSKIAYGVESLLLGFGLQAFGFVKGAKEQPQLAIVGVVIFATVVPTVLLITTVIVSRKLKLNKETHKILVDEVNRVKAGGSKADVTPEAREAIEELTGFAYENCFGNNNVGYHSKAANA
- a CDS encoding glycoside hydrolase family 28 protein produces the protein MEQNKFQWNQKLYDFIEEKVNKNMPMIGNLMEYRITDERYTKLIKEINEEYFTHVDGTYKGTKSELKKDKEYIAKALIRNVQEVTYYGDAIQRAIDEANSNKDGGKVIIPGSENPEAPNVYYTGAITLKSNVILEIQKNAILRFVRNKTNEFYPLVYTRWEGVEMMNFSPFIYSYEAENIAIVGEGVLDGNADEFNWMPWKFGYFKEEDQQIQRERLFELGQKNADVRTERIFGDDVSTIRPPFIQPYKSKNILIKDVKIINSPFWEINPVLCENIKVDNIKVGTNLYNNDGVDPESCKDMIIENCYFLTGDDCIAIKSGRNNEGRNIGVPTENVIIRYNEFKDGHGGITIGSEISGGVNDIFAHDNYFDSKELDYPIRFKTNAERGGKLENIYVKNSTVNKSKIAVIHADFFYEEGTNGDHKPILRNITLENIKTVEGGSIDAKNALYIKGFEHAPIENIVIEDAILNGVNGEAILQNVKNITFKNVSINGKKLADKTFHVNNEFQEII